ATTCTTAAAAGTAACAACTCCACCTATCCCAAAAAAATATCCTCTTTCTATACACCATTGAGCCATATCCATATCGCCGGAAAAGCAATGCAGGACTACTTTCATGTTTTTTGCCTTTTCTTTTAATATTTTTATAGTATCATAATGTGCATCTCTATCATGAATAATTACAGGTAAATTATATTTTTTAGCTAAGTCAATTTGTTCCCTGAATATACTTTTCTGATCTTCTTTCTTGCTATGCATGTAATAATAATCCAGCCCTATCTCACCAAGTGCTACATTTTTTGGATTTGATATCATTGTTTCTAACTCATATAATTCCTCTTCTCTTATCTTTTTACTTTCATGCGGGTGAAATCCGATCGCAGTAAAAACATCCTTATATTGCTTTGCATAATTTATATTCTTTTTACTGGATTCCAAATCAACACCAATTGTAATAATATCTTTTACGCCACTCTTAAGAGCATCGCTGATAACTACATCTGTTTTTTTCTTTATAATATCCAGATGAGCATGTGTTTC
The sequence above is drawn from the Atribacterota bacterium genome and encodes:
- a CDS encoding TatD family hydrolase; this translates as ETHAHLDIIKKKTDVVISDALKSGVKDIITIGVDLESSKKNINYAKQYKDVFTAIGFHPHESKKIREEELYELETMISNPKNVALGEIGLDYYYMHSKKEDQKSIFREQIDLAKKYNLPVIIHDRDAHYDTIKILKEKAKNMKVVLHCFSGDMDMAQWCIERGYFFGIGGVVTFKNAKELVKIVKEIPIDNILLETDSPFLTPVPFRGKPNEPKYIPIIAEKIAEIKEKDIDEIAKITSKNARDFFSLKKL